In one Staphylococcus lutrae genomic region, the following are encoded:
- a CDS encoding FeoA family protein — translation MLHVANAEIGKPYRVKALETNNTNLKHRLRALGCVEGCQISVYQKGLFKGPCTMKINGQHICIRNCDACEIRLEQAYE, via the coding sequence ATGTTACATGTTGCAAATGCTGAGATTGGAAAACCCTATCGTGTAAAAGCATTAGAGACAAATAATACCAATTTGAAGCATCGTTTACGCGCTTTAGGATGCGTGGAAGGATGTCAAATTTCTGTATATCAAAAAGGATTGTTTAAAGGCCCTTGCACAATGAAGATTAATGGCCAACATATTTGCATTCGTAATTGTGATGCTTGCGAGATTCGCTTGGAGCAAGCTTATGAGTAA
- the feoB gene encoding ferrous iron transport protein B translates to MSNAYCILGNPNVGKTSLFNALTGSYEYVGNWSGVTVEKKVGQLKKKSGQLIDLPGIYDLVPISRDETVVTDYLLNASFDGMVNIIDAAQIKRNFNLTVQLLEFGAPLLIGLNMIDVANKRGIRINHQRLMRQLHIPIIPIIARTGKGSDDVLNALVDHQVSRQRPLKINYGTDIEQLLSQLIAAMPTTLSLAREQYRFLAIQYLLHNPSVRTYLEQTTLHHFDTLVTNFNASHTVDIEQHIVACRQNYIDTLLADVVTYPDTQRQHMTERIDAILTHKLLGIPIFLGLMWFIFQITFTWVGTPLSDQLDAFFGGPLTEQTQRLMDWVGIYPALQDLVTDGIIAGVGGVLVFIPQILVLFFFISLLEDSGYMARIAVIMDRIMEKFGLNGKSFIPMIIGFGCNVPGIMAARSIEEEKERLTTILIAPFMSCSARLPVYGLFVAIFFAKHQALVVLSLYVLGIVVALFVSWILSKTLLKKDTSIFVIELPPYRLPSLKTLWRSTWEKGKGFVKKAGTFIFAGSVIIWLLNYTGPSGINVPVDQSFLHLIGAMIAPLISPLGFSSWQTAATLIPGFLAKEVIISAMAIIFAVNEDSLVSMVSTHFNALSAYTFMVFILLYTPCLATVAAIRKETPSWKWTLLAVTYPVTVAYLLSLVIYQIGSYFL, encoded by the coding sequence ATGAGTAATGCGTATTGTATTTTAGGTAACCCCAACGTTGGCAAAACATCATTATTCAATGCGCTCACCGGATCTTATGAATATGTCGGAAATTGGAGCGGTGTCACAGTTGAGAAAAAAGTCGGTCAACTCAAAAAGAAATCTGGTCAGCTCATCGATTTGCCAGGCATTTACGATTTGGTCCCGATTTCTCGAGATGAAACCGTGGTCACAGATTATTTATTAAACGCATCATTCGACGGGATGGTCAACATTATTGATGCCGCTCAAATCAAACGTAATTTTAATTTAACTGTCCAGTTACTCGAATTCGGTGCCCCATTGCTGATTGGACTCAACATGATTGACGTCGCTAATAAACGCGGCATTCGGATTAATCATCAACGGCTTATGCGTCAACTGCATATCCCGATCATTCCAATCATTGCTCGTACAGGAAAAGGGAGTGACGACGTACTAAACGCGCTCGTCGATCACCAAGTCTCCCGTCAACGTCCGCTAAAAATTAATTATGGCACTGACATTGAGCAGTTGTTATCTCAACTCATTGCTGCGATGCCCACAACGCTTTCTTTAGCACGTGAACAATACCGTTTTTTAGCGATTCAATATTTATTACACAATCCATCTGTACGCACATATTTAGAACAAACGACATTACATCATTTTGATACATTAGTTACGAATTTCAATGCATCACATACTGTAGATATCGAACAACACATTGTGGCATGTCGTCAAAATTATATTGATACGTTATTAGCAGATGTGGTGACATACCCTGATACACAACGTCAACATATGACTGAACGTATCGACGCAATACTCACACATAAATTACTTGGCATCCCCATTTTTTTAGGTCTAATGTGGTTCATCTTTCAAATCACGTTCACTTGGGTTGGGACCCCGCTTTCGGACCAATTGGATGCTTTTTTCGGTGGTCCTTTAACCGAACAAACACAACGATTAATGGATTGGGTGGGCATTTATCCGGCACTGCAAGATTTAGTTACAGATGGCATTATCGCAGGGGTTGGAGGCGTACTCGTATTCATCCCACAAATTTTAGTCCTCTTTTTCTTTATATCTTTGCTCGAAGATTCAGGCTATATGGCACGTATTGCGGTGATTATGGATCGTATCATGGAAAAGTTTGGACTTAATGGCAAATCATTTATTCCTATGATTATTGGTTTTGGGTGTAATGTCCCAGGCATTATGGCTGCGCGAAGTATCGAGGAAGAAAAAGAACGTCTAACAACAATATTAATTGCACCATTCATGTCCTGTTCAGCAAGATTACCTGTTTATGGCTTGTTCGTTGCCATTTTCTTTGCGAAACATCAAGCGCTCGTCGTGTTGAGTCTTTATGTCTTAGGTATTGTTGTCGCACTATTCGTAAGTTGGATTCTTTCAAAAACATTACTCAAAAAGGACACATCCATTTTTGTCATTGAATTGCCTCCTTACCGCTTGCCGTCACTAAAAACATTATGGCGTAGCACATGGGAAAAAGGGAAAGGTTTCGTAAAAAAAGCCGGGACATTTATTTTTGCAGGATCTGTTATCATTTGGTTACTCAACTATACAGGACCATCAGGCATCAATGTCCCTGTCGATCAAAGCTTTTTACATCTGATTGGTGCGATGATTGCACCGCTGATTTCCCCACTCGGATTTAGTTCATGGCAAACAGCGGCCACGTTAATTCCTGGCTTTCTCGCTAAAGAAGTCATCATCAGTGCAATGGCGATTATCTTTGCGGTCAATGAAGACAGTCTTGTTTCAATGGTATCCACACATTTCAATGCATTATCTGCCTATACTTTTATGGTGTTTATTTTGCTGTATACGCCTTGTTTAGCAACTGTTGCAGCCATTCGTAAAGAAACACCTTCATGGAAATGGACGTTACTCGCTGTCACTTATCCCGTAACCGTTGCCTATCTTTTGTCGCTCGTCATATATCAAATCGGTTCATATTTTTTATAG